One segment of Moorella sp. E308F DNA contains the following:
- a CDS encoding ComEA family DNA-binding protein, whose amino-acid sequence MWEWDGRVRWLAAALVAAFLFGAGLQYGRWQERQAAKELPRVVPGDKAAAALTGDKPAAEDQGANDSKPPTIQVHVAGAVQRPGVYELKAGARVNEAVSLAGLLPEANPNALNLAAPLNDGQQVIVPRQGEAGPAGGSSNFSGPVTSGGGTAGDTAKTGGKVNINTATMAELDSLPGIGPTLAQRIIDYRNQKGPFRTIEDLQNVSGIGPGRFNDLKDLITVY is encoded by the coding sequence GTGTGGGAATGGGACGGCCGCGTGCGCTGGCTGGCCGCAGCCCTGGTGGCGGCCTTCCTCTTCGGCGCCGGTCTCCAGTACGGCCGCTGGCAGGAACGGCAAGCGGCAAAAGAGCTGCCCCGGGTTGTGCCGGGAGATAAAGCCGCGGCGGCTCTTACCGGGGACAAACCTGCCGCTGAGGACCAGGGGGCTAACGATTCCAAACCACCGACCATCCAGGTCCACGTAGCCGGGGCGGTGCAGAGGCCCGGTGTCTACGAGCTCAAGGCCGGAGCCAGAGTCAACGAAGCAGTCAGCCTGGCAGGGTTATTACCGGAGGCCAATCCTAATGCCCTGAACCTGGCCGCGCCTTTAAATGACGGCCAGCAGGTGATTGTTCCCCGCCAGGGCGAGGCAGGGCCGGCAGGTGGTAGTAGCAATTTTTCCGGCCCGGTAACTTCTGGGGGAGGCACTGCCGGCGATACTGCTAAGACAGGCGGTAAGGTAAATATTAACACCGCCACCATGGCGGAGCTGGATAGTTTACCTGGTATAGGCCCTACCCTGGCCCAGCGCATCATCGACTACCGGAACCAGAAAGGCCCCTTCCGGACTATTGAAGACCTGCAGAATGTCTCCGGTATCGGGCCGGGCAGGTTCAACGACCTCAAGGATTTGATAACTGTTTATTGA